In Pseudophryne corroboree isolate aPseCor3 chromosome 2, aPseCor3.hap2, whole genome shotgun sequence, the sequence TGCTCAATTGGGTTCAGTGGAAATGGAGGTGACTGGGGAAAAACCCGGGAAAATGGGGTCTAAGCTGGGTACTATATACCaaggtatattggccctcattccgagtcgttcgctcggtatttttcatcgcatcgcagtgaaattccgcttagtgcgcatgcgcaatattcgcactgcgactgcgccaagtatctttgctatgaagaaagtatttttactcacggctttttcatcgctccggcgaacgtaatgtgattgacaggaaatgggtgttactgggcggaaacactgcgttttatgggcgtgtggctgaaaacgctaccgtttccggaaaaaacgcaggagtggccggagaaacgggggagtggttgggcgaacgctgggtgtgtttgtgacgtcaaaccaggaacgacaagcactgaactgatcgcacaggcagagtaagtctggagctactctaaaactgctaagtagtttgtgatcgcaatattgcgaatacatcggtcgcaattttaagatgctaagatacactcccagtaggcggcggcttagcgtgtgtaactctgctaaattcgccttgcgaccgatcaactcggaatgagggccatagtcgggCGCTAGAATGGGATGTTTTCCTagctgctgtataagggagatagtcagtctccttACATGTACATAgagtaaagaaaaaagaaaacagtgCTAAAATCAAATTCCTAAACACATTTAATATAATGGTGTTAAAAAGCAACTTTAAAATTCAATTGAACTAACAAATCTCACATGAGAATAAAATGTCCATTGACCATGGGGATAATAAGACTGGCTAAAAACTGCCACTACTTTGCAACACCTTATGACCGAGTTACTGATTAGTTTGCCAGATTCACACATGAGGACTTTTTTCCTTGCCATCTCACTCCTATCTGGTTTTATACTTATCACTTTATACCTGTAATGATTTTTTAAAGGTATTATGTAAACAAACAGAAATAATCATTCCTAAAATAGATTAGTTAAATAATATaaaaattaatatttatttatttggttttgatTTATATATGTTACTATTTAGCATTTCTTGTAACATATCTGCTTTGGAAGTTATACAATGAATACCGTGAAGCATTCGGATTCCTTTTATATAATTCGTCTTATTTGTAATGGAGGTATCTGGTGAATATATTGTATACCTTTTCATTATTAGAAATGGGCCTTCTTGATTCCTTTTCGAACAGCCCCTATTATTAGTCATATAAAGTGTATGTTCTACTAAGGGCAAAATTGCCCATACCTTAAATGGTGATTTTGCAGTTTGGGGTTGAACACTAacccataaccaatcaatgcttatTTGGGTCCGGTCATGTGACCAATTAAAAATCTGGTTGTATCACAGGGTATTGTTCCCATCTCTGAGTGGTTTGTGGAGGATCATGCAATCACTTTTATAATTAATTTCAGCTGTATGTTAATTTTCACGGCCCCAAGGCCCTCTATGAACTCCGGACATGTGACCGTACACGTGACATGTCACATGAGCGGACACTATTATGTGACTTTTCATTTCGGTAGTTGAATTCCGGACATGTGACCGCACACGTGACGGGTCACGTGAACGGACACCATCATGTGACTTTTCGATTCGGCCGTTTATAGGCCGAACGAGGTCATGCGGTCCCATGATCCTTTGCTGATTTTAGACATGTGACCGCATATGTAATAGGTCACGTGAACGGGCACTAACTCGTGACTGTCGATTCGGGCTTTTACACGCCGAATGAGGTCACGTGACCGCTACGATGTCATTAGTGGGCGTTACAAAAAAATGCCACATGTCTTATTCCAACCAATAAATTGAATGAAATATGTTCCCATTAGATATAGTCCGGTCATGTGACCCGGACCAATTATAAACAAATTATAAATACTATTGTACTAATACACTATCCAACCAGtttaaatatattttaaacaaTCGTTTTGCCTCCTTTATTGTCTAAGAtgaatatttaaatgtttctagtgTGTGTTAAATTGATTAACTTGTTTAGTGTTAGCCAATAGGATGTAAGCATGTTTAGATGTACCATACATATATAAAGGGGATCAGGGCAGTTCATGCACACCTTTGATAAAGCTACCTAGagtagcgaaacgcgtcagaggaaaACCAACTGCTACATACATCACTACACCAAGAAAGACCTGGAGTTTTACTGCTGCCCTTACAAGATTTTGGAGGACTTTCCCGGTAATTCATCAATCCGGTTCCATTTCCAAGCTTTTCAAGCCCTCTGTGGACCAGGATACCAATAAAATTGCGTGGAGTCTAGCTGCATTCAGACACCATCGCCACGGATCCCTACataggaacacaaggctggtaacaATGGACACTCTGTCATACTAAAGTCCTCATGTGTGAATCTGACAAACTAATCAGTAACTCGGTCATAAGGTGTTGCAAAGTAGTGGCAGTTTTTAGCCAATCTTATTATCCACATGGTCAATGGACATTTTATTCTCATGTGAGATTTGTTAGTTCAATTGAATTTTAAAGTTGCTTTTTAACACCATTATATTAAATGTGTTTAGGAATTTGATTTTAGCGCTGTTTTCTTTTTTCTAAGCTGGGTATTACCCAGTAAAATGCCAGGTAATAAATCCCGGgacagacccgggattttggtggaAAAAGGGTATCATTTGacaatttaataaaaatgtattgtAGGATTACTTTTATAGTTCCTCAATTTCTGCATAAAAATGTGtatatattgggcctgattcagctggTGCATCTATGTATGCAGGAGCTGTTCTAAAATATGCAAAACTGCAGGAGTCATCTTAAGCAAAAAGATTCCCACTGTCAGTTTCCCTGATTCAATGCTGCATTTGAAGATGCAGCCATTGAATCAGCTGCATAACCATCAAGCATCTGAGTTCATGCTGCTGGAGTACAGATTTGCAAACACCGGAGATGTAAGGAGAAATCTAATTTCCATTGCTCACTGTGTGAAACATACGTAAAATATTCAAATCTGACCATTAGCTCTCCCTGACTTTAAATGGTAAAGAAGCGACTGTTTAATCCTGGACTACGGTTTTAAAATGGCATTTCCTGGCACTGTGAACATCAGTAAATTAACTTTCAATAACAGCCTGGGCATCTAGAGAAGGGGTAACAAAATCAGTGGCCCTGAGAGGGAGAAAAATCTCTTTACTCTGGCCCGTTGTGGGGGCCCGCAGTGGGCCCAGGTCCTGCTGCCCTACCCCTTCCCCATTGCTGACAGCCACACGTCAGGTGGGGAGcaaggactgactgctgctgcagtaGTAGACTCTCTCCCAGGCCAGCAGACAGCACACACTGGCGTGTGCTGGGGAAATAGGAAGCTGCAGTTGCGGCCaatcctctctccctgcatgatgaaaGGTAGGGGAATGGTCACGCCTGCCTGCCGCTGCCCACCATTTTGCGACCACATTTAGattgtattttttaatattttgAAAGGAGCAGTCTGGCCATGCCTCCCCTCTTTGGCTACGCTCCCTCTCATGACTGGGTTCCCAGCAAAGCAGTCGGTGCCCCTAAACAAAATCACAACATATAACATTCAAAGTAAATGCTATTTGCTGAGTAGAGATGAGTGAAATTGCAACAAAGCCTTGTTCAAACTGTACTGGCTTTTTCGCAGATGTGCAAAACCACCAGCAATACCACCTTGAGTTCtgactttggcccagatttatcaagccttggagagtgataaattgcaaattgataaagtactaaccaatcagctcctagctataatttttcaaacccagcctgtaacatggtagctaggagctggttagctggtaaTTTATCACGTGCAATTTATTTCAGAATTATTTGTATACCATTCCTCACTTTACTTGTAAATTCACATTAATGGGGTTTGTAGCCTATGAATACAGTCAGAACGAGGACAGTGAGTTCCTTCTGATATGTTGGGCTGGCATTCTGGGACACTTAACGTTAACTTACCCCAGCAAACAGTGTGAACTTTTGTGGCCAAATGCAGAGATAGGTAAAATATTTTGTGCAATGGCTTTATAAAtatttatggggtctatttactaagccttggatggagataaagtggacggagataaagtaccagccaatcagctcctaactgtcatatcacaggctgtttttgaaaaataacaggagctggttggttgggactttatttccgtccactttatctccatccaaagcttattaaatagacccctatacAGTGTCTCTATGCATGTCTGAACAGAAGTTCCTCCTAGATTACCTAGTGGATGCAGTATACACTAGAATCTTTAGTTGGGCAAGAGGGGAACCATTATAACAGAAACTTGGcatgttaataataaaaaaaacttaaaGGTGAAAAGCAAAAAAAATGCTACATCTACAGCGCTGGGATGCCATGAATGAACATACATTAATACTGTATGAAGTGCATAAGGAtaaactattttttggaagggtatGTCAaggttatatatttatatgtgtgattACATTTTTGATTGGCTATAATCTGTTTATTCTCATAATAACTTTTAGTGGTGTTGTGTGTGTTTATGGGTCTACCCATATGTGTATAGGTAAAATATGTTTATATATTCAGTTGTGtattaataataataccacatctgTTAATTGAAGTGCTTCTGTTTTCCATTCACTCACTTCACCTGTCATAAGCTAATTTTATCACTGACAAAtagaaaggatgtttcccttataaTGAGTAGGAAAAGGAAAGCAGATAGAGGGAATGGAAGACTGTCATGTAATGTAAATGTCACAGTTTGTGTTCTGTTTCATGCTTATGTAATGGAAGCCAAAACCATACTTTGATTCCTCACCTTTATATTCTTGTCCTAGAATATTTCACAGTTAGGATTCAGCACTAAGAATATTTGTATAATTTACCAAAGGTTTGTtggaaataataatttaaaaaatatatttttattatacattATGAAATGCTTAATTTGGTTTTCCATTACAGAAAATGGAAGTTGTCTAGCCTTTCAAAGGATGACCTTCATCTGACACTTTGCTCCAAGATCACAACATGGACACCCTTCATAAGGTTCTGCCAAACTCCGAGGAGGCTCATACCACTGTTTATACAGATTTAACAAGTACCAAAACTGGGGGAGATGAAAGTCCAAGGCTTGCAAATCAAAATTCCAACTTTAAGCTGCTTATTAATGAAACCTTAAATGAAGCAGACGTTTCCAGATTTTCTAAGGAATGTCATGAAAATCTAGTAACTGAACAACTGAGACTGGAAGAAGGGAACCAGAGGGTCTTCATCAATATAGCAGGTCTCAGATATGAGACAAAACTTAAAACTCTTAGTGAGTTTCCTGACACACTCCTTGGAGATCCTCATAAAAGAATTCATTATTTTGATTCCATGAGGAATGAATATTTTTTTGATAGAAACCGTCCAAGCTTTGATGGAATTCTGTATTTTTACCAGTCTGGTGGGAAAATACGACGTCCAGCAAATGTCCCAATAGATGTGTTTGCAGATGAAATAGTTTTCTATGAGCTTGGAAATGAAGCATTAGATCAATTTCGAGATGATGAAGGTTTTCTTAAGGATCCAGAAATACCATTACCAAATAATGATTACCATAGACAATTCTGGTTGCTCTTTGAATATCCTGAAAGCTCCAGTGCAGCAAGAGGAATGGCATTGGTTTCAGTTTTGGTCATTGTCATCTCCATACTTATATTCTGTTTAGAGACTTTGCCAGAATTTAGAGAAGAAAGAGACTTTAGCTTATTCAAAAATTCAGGCAATAATACTGAAGGCATGGCATACCTTACCACCTTTACAGATCCTTTCTTCCTGATAGAGACGACTTGCATAATATGGTTTTCGTTTGAGCTTTTGGTTAGGTTTGCCGTATGCCCAAGTACTTCTGAATTCTTTCAGAATATTATGAATATAATTGatgttgtgtctatcattccatattTTGTAACACTTATTACAGAACTTGCGCAGCAAACAGAACCCCATGGACAACAAAACATGTCATTAGCCATTTTAAGAATTGTCCGGCTTGTCAGGGTGTTCAGAATTTTTAAGTTGTCAAGACATTCGAAGGGACTTCAGATATTAGGACAAACCCTGAAAGCCAGCATGAGAGAATTGGGTTtgctaatattttttcttttcatagGTGTCATTTTGTTTTCTAGTGCAGTATATTTTGCAGAAGTTGATGAGCCTCATTCTCAATTTATCAGCATCCCAGATGGCTTTTGGTGGGCAGTAGTAACCATGACAACTGTTGGGTATGGAGATATGTGCCCTATCACATTAGGTGGTAAACTTGTAGGTACTCTGTGTGCTATTGCAGGTGTTTTAACTATTGCCCTTCCAGTTCCAGTAATTGTATCAAATTTTAATTATTTCTATCACAGGGAAACAGACAATGAAGATCGACAAACATTACCCGCGGATGTAGACAAAACTAGTTTAAATAATTTAACGAGATCAGGAAGTACTTCTTCTCTAAAGAAAAATAATGGATCCTGCATAAGTGACAAAAATGGCAAAACTTAAACCTGGCTGTTATTTCTTTTTAATGCAAAGTTCATAGATTTTTTTTATATCGATAAACACTGTATTGCATAATGTTTGTGGCTCATaattaaaaagaaaatgaaaaGTTATTTTCCACCACCATGTACAATTATGCTAAATACTTGTATAATatgttaaaatgtaatttatttgtaTGTCATTGTCATATATGAaatgtatggttttttttttataggaaAATTGTAAAAGATGTTACTAaaatccagggccggctctaccattaggcagctttaggcagctgcctagggggccAGCCTCTGAAGGACGCTACtttattcatctagcaaaaaactgaagtctGTCTCTGTATGTGGCCTCCTCCTTTTATACTGCGCTGGCTGCTACTGCGTTTCTAATCAAGTGCTGCCGCCGCTATCAAGCTgcaccacatagtgtctcagcgcttAATCCGTGATTACACGTGtagcatcaagtcatgtgaaggcacataggggtAGGATGTAACTATTGCTCCCGAGGGGTGCCACAACGGCTgcttctcatagccctgatgcacctcctccaggcccttgtatcccggctctccagcagcaagcagcacctgactacatgtctgcacccagcagcgttgctgtaatgctgctgccacttGTAAAGGGAACTCTGCTGATTacaagggaaaacaaggaaacatctTAGGGGGCGctaagctgaagctttgcctatggtgcagagagaccttgcaccagccctgctaaAATCCTGTTCTCTAGTACTATCACAATAATATAATGAAGCTCCATAATTACTGACCTTGCCCCCACATAGCTATATTGTACCTCCCAACATTTGCTGAGGCTGATTCGGGAAAGGCAATGTGTCTAAGGCATCTGCGTGCCTTGCTTACAGTATATCTCCTCCCTCCAAGTGGGTATGGACACACACTACAGAGATATATCTGCTTGGACATTAGAGGTAACATCTCTATAGTTGGTAATCATGTGGGATAGGGAAAGTTATACTGTATTACCAGCTATCCTGGATTTATCACATCTCTCTCATTTGCTGTATGCAGCATGTTAATCAAGTTCAATGATATGTATGTAAATTCCCTTTACTTTATCTCAGAGATCAAAATGAGGAAGGGGTTTCTGTATGATACATACAAATCAGTTGATCATGCTGTCAGTGGTATATATTTGGTATGAACTATAGTTACCTGTTTCCTTATGAGAAAAGCATTTACAGTATGCAGCATGTTACCACAGATAGATTTAATTTAGTGTATCACTAAGCAATCTCAACAATACAAAGAACATAAATTCATTAATTACAATTATTAAAAAACACACATTTGCTTCCGCCTACAAAATAGAAAAATTTTAAGGAAAAAAATTAGCCAGCATGAATATTGGAACACCCGCACATTGCTGACTGACCAACGCTGCTCCCACATGACAAATTAATGTCCCACTGAAGGCGGAAGGTAGACACCACAGGAATGACAGGTAGGAGCCGCCACTGACCACAAGATAAGTCACATAAAAATACCACATTTACATCTTTAGGGTTTGTACTTTCCACAAATTAATTTGGTTCAAAATTTCAGGTTCCAATTTATGCATTGGAAGTGGAACCTTAATGCATTGTCTTAAATTGTAATAACAATAGCTGATATTTTCAATGTGTTCAGTCAACTTGTATATGTTAAGAACACAATATTATGGTATGCTATTTTTGTGGTTTAGGGAACTCTcttaaggtgcatatacactgggcgtttttgcccagcgtgtatgtacagcgatgattgctgacattgatgggctgaaaatcgctcagtgcatacccactgagcgattttcccccctgcccagcaatgtcagcagGGTGAGCGGCTttacatagcaggacgctatggaaagctgtcCACCCcgacgttcatctgctggtaataccagcagatgaacagctGCCGCCGGCGAAGAAGTGGAAGTgcacatcagcgctcatcgctcattgccggggcatacacactggg encodes:
- the KCNA10 gene encoding potassium voltage-gated channel subfamily A member 10; its protein translation is MDTLHKVLPNSEEAHTTVYTDLTSTKTGGDESPRLANQNSNFKLLINETLNEADVSRFSKECHENLVTEQLRLEEGNQRVFINIAGLRYETKLKTLSEFPDTLLGDPHKRIHYFDSMRNEYFFDRNRPSFDGILYFYQSGGKIRRPANVPIDVFADEIVFYELGNEALDQFRDDEGFLKDPEIPLPNNDYHRQFWLLFEYPESSSAARGMALVSVLVIVISILIFCLETLPEFREERDFSLFKNSGNNTEGMAYLTTFTDPFFLIETTCIIWFSFELLVRFAVCPSTSEFFQNIMNIIDVVSIIPYFVTLITELAQQTEPHGQQNMSLAILRIVRLVRVFRIFKLSRHSKGLQILGQTLKASMRELGLLIFFLFIGVILFSSAVYFAEVDEPHSQFISIPDGFWWAVVTMTTVGYGDMCPITLGGKLVGTLCAIAGVLTIALPVPVIVSNFNYFYHRETDNEDRQTLPADVDKTSLNNLTRSGSTSSLKKNNGSCISDKNGKT